A genomic segment from Diospyros lotus cultivar Yz01 chromosome 5, ASM1463336v1, whole genome shotgun sequence encodes:
- the LOC127802390 gene encoding uncharacterized protein LOC127802390 isoform X1 — protein sequence MAGNLSLAGNLFAAVDVGTNSFKLLMVRVDPTTGRFLALDRLKESVVLGRDMLSSTAISCASQQRAVDALHRFQQVLRSHRVAPSQTRLVATSAVREAANQSQFLRSIHQSLGLEVDVLSGEEEARLTYIGVLQFHPVFNKTVLTIDIGGGSTEFVIGRKGQVIFGTSLKLGHVTLTEEFVKRHEIERMREHIRSAIRKSGLIGKVGEIGFDVAIGSSGTIRAIEKAVFHRYGRGLMDNERFSDGFRPDWRFSRGELSDLVGELCCEEEGTEEKVRRDEFFKRRSEFIVAGAVLLEEIFGTLGIEEMVVSAYSLGEGVVTEKLAAVFEDYDLSANAKWRSVVRLATRFNNKKMMKSAALCTEIGKEIFEGVRRWSELGAGQNKLGVSLNDKDLEYLEAACLLQSIGLLTGKKGYHKESYRMIMNGDHLHGYNSEEVKMIALLAKHHRKKFPKLDHHSLEGLTKEMKQKFRILCVIIRVSIVVHQYLPNFQDFKFSHSREGFKLVPGEPRDQQPMLLDHAPPSDINIKEELTKELGHFDMVFQQKLMVIVPSRASESLEGEAPSPCRRVNNAVDL from the exons ATGGCGGGGAATCTCTCACTCGCCGGCAACCTCTTCGCCGCCGTGGACGTGGGAACGAACTCCTTCAAGCTCCTTATGGTCCGCGTCGACCCCACTACCGGCAGATTCCTTGCCCTCGACCGCCTCAAGGAGTCCGTCGTCCTCGGCCGCGACATGCTCTCCTCCACCGCCATCTCCTGTGCGTCCCAGCAACGCGCCGTCGACGCCCTCCACCGCTTCCAGCAAGTCCTTCGCTCCCACCGCGTCGCCCCCTCCCAAACGCGGCTCGTCGCGACCTCCGCCGTCCGGGAGGCCGCGAACCAGTCTCAGTTCCTGAGAAGTATTCACCAATCCCTAGGGCTCGAAGTCGACGTCTTGTCCGGCGAAGAAGAGGCACGCCTTACATACATCGGAGTGCTTCAATTTCACCCGGTTTTCAACAAGACTGTCCTTACAATCGACATCGGAGGTGGCTCCACCGAATTTGTGATAGGAAGAAAAGGTCAAGTTATATTCGGGACTTCGTTGAAGCTAGGGCATGTAACGTTAACAGAGGAATTCGTGAAGCGACATGAAATTGAGAGAATGCGAGAACACATTCGCAGTGCGATTCGAAAATCTGGATTGATCGGGAAGGTTGGTGAAATTGGTTTTGATGTAGCCATAGGTTCGTCTGGTACGATTCGTGCGATTGAAAAAGCAGTTTTCCATAGATATGGCCGGGGTTTGATGGATAATGAGAGGTTTTCTGACGGGTTCAGGCCAGATTGGAGGTTTAGCAGAGGGGAATTGAGCGATCTTGTCGGAGAGCTGTGCTGCGAGGAGGAGGGAACTGAAGAGAAGGTTAGGAGAGACGAGTTTTTCAAGAGGCGGTCAGAGTTTATCGTGGCCGGTGCCGTGTTGTTAGAAGAGATATTTGGAACTCTTGGCATTGAGGAGATGGTGGTTTCTGCGTATTCATTAGGGGAGGGTGTTGTTACTGAGAAACTGGCTGCTGTATTTGAAGACTATGATTTGAGTGCAAATGCAAAATGGCGATCTGTGGTTCGCCTTGCGACAAGGTTTAAcaacaagaagatgatgaaatctGCTGCTCTATGTACTGAAATTGGGAAG GAGATATTTGAAGGTGTAAGGAGATGGAGCGAACTTGGTGCTGGTCAAAACAAACTGGGGGTTTCCTTAAATGACAAGGATCTTGAATATCTTGAAGCTGCCTGTTTGCTTCAGAGTATTGGATTGCTTACTGGAAAGAAGGGTTACCACAAGGAGTCGTACCGGATGATTATG AACGGTGATCATCTTCATGGTTATAATTCTGAGGAGGTTAAG ATGATAGCCTTGCTTGCTAAACATCACAGGAAGAAATTTCCGAAATTGGATCATCATTCTCTTGAAGGATTAACCAAAGAG ATGAAGCAGAAGTTCAGAATCCTTTGTGTAATTATACGTGTATCTATTGTAGTACACCAGTACCTGCCCAATTTTCAAGACTTCAAATTTTCCCATTCTCGTGAAGGGTTCAAACTG GTCCCCGGCGAGCCAAGGGATCAACAACCCATGCTACTGGATCACGCCCCACCTTCAGACATAAACATTAAGGAAGAATTAACAAAGGAATTGGGACACTTTGATATG GTATTTCAACAGAAGCTGATGGTTATTGTTCCTTCAAGAGCTTCAGAGTCATTAGAGGGAGAAGCTCCTAGTCCTTGCAGAAGAGTCAACAATGCTGTTGATTTGTAG
- the LOC127802390 gene encoding uncharacterized protein LOC127802390 isoform X2, translating into MAGNLSLAGNLFAAVDVGTNSFKLLMVRVDPTTGRFLALDRLKESVVLGRDMLSSTAISCASQQRAVDALHRFQQVLRSHRVAPSQTRLVATSAVREAANQSQFLRSIHQSLGLEVDVLSGEEEARLTYIGVLQFHPVFNKTVLTIDIGGGSTEFVIGRKGQVIFGTSLKLGHVTLTEEFVKRHEIERMREHIRSAIRKSGLIGKVGEIGFDVAIGSSGTIRAIEKAVFHRYGRGLMDNERFSDGFRPDWRFSRGELSDLVGELCCEEEGTEEKVRRDEFFKRRSEFIVAGAVLLEEIFGTLGIEEMVVSAYSLGEGVVTEKLAAVFEDYDLSANAKWRSVVRLATRFNNKKMMKSAALCTEIGKEIFEGVRRWSELGAGQNKLGVSLNDKDLEYLEAACLLQSIGLLTGKKGYHKESYRMIMNGDHLHGYNSEEVKMIALLAKHHRKKFPKLDHHSLEGLTKEMKQKFRILCVIIRVSIVVHQYLPNFQDFKFSHSREGFKLEASQLQINRINIVKIIPEEDLALSLDVEWVFLLIFPIWECCIFLSQNCSMEMCLKGVQSDLIGREFVNH; encoded by the exons ATGGCGGGGAATCTCTCACTCGCCGGCAACCTCTTCGCCGCCGTGGACGTGGGAACGAACTCCTTCAAGCTCCTTATGGTCCGCGTCGACCCCACTACCGGCAGATTCCTTGCCCTCGACCGCCTCAAGGAGTCCGTCGTCCTCGGCCGCGACATGCTCTCCTCCACCGCCATCTCCTGTGCGTCCCAGCAACGCGCCGTCGACGCCCTCCACCGCTTCCAGCAAGTCCTTCGCTCCCACCGCGTCGCCCCCTCCCAAACGCGGCTCGTCGCGACCTCCGCCGTCCGGGAGGCCGCGAACCAGTCTCAGTTCCTGAGAAGTATTCACCAATCCCTAGGGCTCGAAGTCGACGTCTTGTCCGGCGAAGAAGAGGCACGCCTTACATACATCGGAGTGCTTCAATTTCACCCGGTTTTCAACAAGACTGTCCTTACAATCGACATCGGAGGTGGCTCCACCGAATTTGTGATAGGAAGAAAAGGTCAAGTTATATTCGGGACTTCGTTGAAGCTAGGGCATGTAACGTTAACAGAGGAATTCGTGAAGCGACATGAAATTGAGAGAATGCGAGAACACATTCGCAGTGCGATTCGAAAATCTGGATTGATCGGGAAGGTTGGTGAAATTGGTTTTGATGTAGCCATAGGTTCGTCTGGTACGATTCGTGCGATTGAAAAAGCAGTTTTCCATAGATATGGCCGGGGTTTGATGGATAATGAGAGGTTTTCTGACGGGTTCAGGCCAGATTGGAGGTTTAGCAGAGGGGAATTGAGCGATCTTGTCGGAGAGCTGTGCTGCGAGGAGGAGGGAACTGAAGAGAAGGTTAGGAGAGACGAGTTTTTCAAGAGGCGGTCAGAGTTTATCGTGGCCGGTGCCGTGTTGTTAGAAGAGATATTTGGAACTCTTGGCATTGAGGAGATGGTGGTTTCTGCGTATTCATTAGGGGAGGGTGTTGTTACTGAGAAACTGGCTGCTGTATTTGAAGACTATGATTTGAGTGCAAATGCAAAATGGCGATCTGTGGTTCGCCTTGCGACAAGGTTTAAcaacaagaagatgatgaaatctGCTGCTCTATGTACTGAAATTGGGAAG GAGATATTTGAAGGTGTAAGGAGATGGAGCGAACTTGGTGCTGGTCAAAACAAACTGGGGGTTTCCTTAAATGACAAGGATCTTGAATATCTTGAAGCTGCCTGTTTGCTTCAGAGTATTGGATTGCTTACTGGAAAGAAGGGTTACCACAAGGAGTCGTACCGGATGATTATG AACGGTGATCATCTTCATGGTTATAATTCTGAGGAGGTTAAG ATGATAGCCTTGCTTGCTAAACATCACAGGAAGAAATTTCCGAAATTGGATCATCATTCTCTTGAAGGATTAACCAAAGAG ATGAAGCAGAAGTTCAGAATCCTTTGTGTAATTATACGTGTATCTATTGTAGTACACCAGTACCTGCCCAATTTTCAAGACTTCAAATTTTCCCATTCTCGTGAAGGGTTCAAACTG GAAGCCTCACAGTTGCAGATTAACCGAATAAATATTGTTAAGATAATTCCTGAGGAGGATTTGGCATTGTCCCTAGATGTAGAGTGGGTATTTTTGCTCATATTTCCTATTTGGGAATGCTGTATTTTCTTAAGTCAAAACTGCTCTATGGAAATGTGTTTAAAAGGTGTACAAAGTGACTTGATTGGGAGAGAGTTCGTCAACCACTAG
- the LOC127802393 gene encoding calmodulin-binding protein 60 B-like isoform X1 codes for MEMKWNSSHQGDDDGSEVPDRESKRRSSLADVVGDAIRQRDLQRMEAMMRRVVREEVEKIVASFHHSSSRSSFDPSQRRGFQLHFDGKLPVTLYTCSRIESEDRKPVKIVIYDASNKIISAGPPSSMKVEIVPLDGDFGANDQGEWTEQEFNAKILHARQGKRQLVTGKSVIRLRNGVGYINNVSFTDNSRWIRNQKFRLGARAVSSNSNEVRIREARSEPFRVKDLRGESYKKHHPPNLGDEIWRLEKISKGSDSRKRLSENGITTIQHFLKEYYMDPSSLRGLLGRISDKRWKTITEHATACVPDDKLYTYHREGETLVFNSIFKVVGGIIGGQIYRSCDELYAVHKQDLVDNMTRHAYKNMNDFVQLDQPWLFHSLPSNLLADLFANPIASLQHSNFAGLTQDQLDIPLASNLFASPEHTDAAQDYSLPESSVAPYFHPTATSLCNNWPPWMQIGENYEVETSTWERNGWFSSPSRGGAGGIMSPKSGRPKARWFMVRAALKWVMSRCSLGASFDSNSKIVLL; via the exons ATGGAAATGAAATGGAACTCTAGTCATCAGGGGGATGATGATGGGTCTGAAGTTCCAGATCGAGAATCCAAACGACGATCTAGTTTGGCAGA TGTTGTTGGAGATGCGATTCGACAGCGTGACCTGCAGAGGATGGAAGCCATGATGAGACGTGTG GTACGGGAGGAAGTGGAGAAAATAGTTGCATCCTTTCATCATTCAAGTTCAAG ATCATCATTTGATCCATCACAAAGAAGGGGTTTCCAATTGCATTTTGATGGCAAACTGCCTGTTACCCTGTACACTTGCAGCAGGATAGAATCTGAGGATAGGAAACCTGTTAAAATAGTTATATATGATGCTTCCAATAAAATTATAAGTGCTGGCCCTCCATCTTCAATGAAAGTTGAAATTGTGCCCCTTGATGGTGATTTTGGGGCTAATGATCAAGGGGAGTGGACTGAGCAGGAGTTCAATGCGAAGATTCTTCATGCAAGACAAGGCAAAAGGCAATTGGTGACTGGGAAATCAGTAATTAGATTGAGAAATGGTGTTGGGTATATTAATAATGTCAGCTTTACTGATAATTCAAGATGGATAAGAAATCAAAAGTTTAGATTAGGTGCAAGAGCTGTTTCAAGCAATTCCAATGAAGTCAGAATTAGAGAAGCTAGAAGTGAACCCTTCAGGGTAAAAGATCTCCGAGGAGAGT CTTATAAGAAACATCACCCTCCAAATTTGGGTGACGAAATATGGCGCTTGGAGAAAATATCAAAAGGCAGTGATTCCCGTAAAAGATTATCTGAAAATGGAATTACCACGATTCAGCACTTCCTGAAGGAATATTACATGGATCCATCTTCACTACGCGGG TTACTTGGTCGTATCTCAGACAAGCGATGGAAGACAATCACAGAGCATGCTACTGCTTGCGTTCCAGATGATAAATTGTATACATACCACAGGGAAGGAGAAACACTTGTATTCAATTCCATCTTCAAGGTTGTAGGAGGGATCATTGGTGGCCAAATTTACCGCTCTTGTGATGAGCTCTATGCAGTCCATAAG CAGGACTTGGTCGACAATATGACGAGACACGCTTACAAAAATATGAACGACTTCGTTCAACTTGATCAGCCATGGTTATTTCACTCACTACCATCAAACCTGCTAGCTGATCTATTTGCTAATCCAATTGCAAGCCTGCAGCATTCGAACTTTGCAGGACTAACTCAAG ATCAGCTGGATATACCGCTGGCTTCCAACCTTTTCGCTTCACCGGAACATACTGATGCCGCACAAGATTACAGTTTGCCGGAAAGTTCTGTGGCGCCATATTTTCACCCGACGGCAACCAGTTTATGCAACAATTGGCCTCCGTGGATGCAGATCGGTGAGAATTATGAGGTAGAAACATCAACTTGGGAAAGAAACGGATGGTTCTCTAGTCCAAGCCGTGGAGGAGCAGGTGGGATTATGTCTCCAAAGAGTGGAAGACCCAAAGCTAGGTGGTTTATGGTTCGCGCTGCCTTGAAGTGGGTGATGTCAAGGTGTAGTCTAGGGGCGAGCTTTGATAGCAATAGTAAGATTGTCCTCCTGTGA
- the LOC127802393 gene encoding calmodulin-binding protein 60 B-like isoform X2 produces the protein MEMKWNSSHQGDDDGSEVPDRESKRRSSLADVVGDAIRQRDLQRMEAMMRRVVREEVEKIVASFHHSSSRSSFDPSQRRGFQLHFDGKLPVTLYTCSRIESEDRKPVKIVIYDASNKIISAGPPSSMKVEIVPLDGDFGANDQGEWTEQEFNAKILHARQGKRQLVTGKSVIRLRNGVGYINNVSFTDNSRWIRNQKFRLGARAVSSNSNEVRIREARSEPFRVKDLRGESYKKHHPPNLGDEIWRLEKISKGSDSRKRLSENGITTIQHFLKEYYMDPSSLRGLLGRISDKRWKTITEHATACVPDDKLYTYHREGETLVFNSIFKVVGGIIGGQIYRSCDELYAVHKDLVDNMTRHAYKNMNDFVQLDQPWLFHSLPSNLLADLFANPIASLQHSNFAGLTQDQLDIPLASNLFASPEHTDAAQDYSLPESSVAPYFHPTATSLCNNWPPWMQIGENYEVETSTWERNGWFSSPSRGGAGGIMSPKSGRPKARWFMVRAALKWVMSRCSLGASFDSNSKIVLL, from the exons ATGGAAATGAAATGGAACTCTAGTCATCAGGGGGATGATGATGGGTCTGAAGTTCCAGATCGAGAATCCAAACGACGATCTAGTTTGGCAGA TGTTGTTGGAGATGCGATTCGACAGCGTGACCTGCAGAGGATGGAAGCCATGATGAGACGTGTG GTACGGGAGGAAGTGGAGAAAATAGTTGCATCCTTTCATCATTCAAGTTCAAG ATCATCATTTGATCCATCACAAAGAAGGGGTTTCCAATTGCATTTTGATGGCAAACTGCCTGTTACCCTGTACACTTGCAGCAGGATAGAATCTGAGGATAGGAAACCTGTTAAAATAGTTATATATGATGCTTCCAATAAAATTATAAGTGCTGGCCCTCCATCTTCAATGAAAGTTGAAATTGTGCCCCTTGATGGTGATTTTGGGGCTAATGATCAAGGGGAGTGGACTGAGCAGGAGTTCAATGCGAAGATTCTTCATGCAAGACAAGGCAAAAGGCAATTGGTGACTGGGAAATCAGTAATTAGATTGAGAAATGGTGTTGGGTATATTAATAATGTCAGCTTTACTGATAATTCAAGATGGATAAGAAATCAAAAGTTTAGATTAGGTGCAAGAGCTGTTTCAAGCAATTCCAATGAAGTCAGAATTAGAGAAGCTAGAAGTGAACCCTTCAGGGTAAAAGATCTCCGAGGAGAGT CTTATAAGAAACATCACCCTCCAAATTTGGGTGACGAAATATGGCGCTTGGAGAAAATATCAAAAGGCAGTGATTCCCGTAAAAGATTATCTGAAAATGGAATTACCACGATTCAGCACTTCCTGAAGGAATATTACATGGATCCATCTTCACTACGCGGG TTACTTGGTCGTATCTCAGACAAGCGATGGAAGACAATCACAGAGCATGCTACTGCTTGCGTTCCAGATGATAAATTGTATACATACCACAGGGAAGGAGAAACACTTGTATTCAATTCCATCTTCAAGGTTGTAGGAGGGATCATTGGTGGCCAAATTTACCGCTCTTGTGATGAGCTCTATGCAGTCCATAAG GACTTGGTCGACAATATGACGAGACACGCTTACAAAAATATGAACGACTTCGTTCAACTTGATCAGCCATGGTTATTTCACTCACTACCATCAAACCTGCTAGCTGATCTATTTGCTAATCCAATTGCAAGCCTGCAGCATTCGAACTTTGCAGGACTAACTCAAG ATCAGCTGGATATACCGCTGGCTTCCAACCTTTTCGCTTCACCGGAACATACTGATGCCGCACAAGATTACAGTTTGCCGGAAAGTTCTGTGGCGCCATATTTTCACCCGACGGCAACCAGTTTATGCAACAATTGGCCTCCGTGGATGCAGATCGGTGAGAATTATGAGGTAGAAACATCAACTTGGGAAAGAAACGGATGGTTCTCTAGTCCAAGCCGTGGAGGAGCAGGTGGGATTATGTCTCCAAAGAGTGGAAGACCCAAAGCTAGGTGGTTTATGGTTCGCGCTGCCTTGAAGTGGGTGATGTCAAGGTGTAGTCTAGGGGCGAGCTTTGATAGCAATAGTAAGATTGTCCTCCTGTGA